The following coding sequences lie in one Glycine max cultivar Williams 82 chromosome 19, Glycine_max_v4.0, whole genome shotgun sequence genomic window:
- the LOC100813964 gene encoding uncharacterized protein isoform X2 has product MSSGSVRRVSRQDIQLVQNLIERCLQLYMSQKEVVETLLAQAKIEPGFTELVWQKLEEENEEFFKAYYARLVLKQQIMQFNKLLDQQVQLMQLHSSTVASLPTSNGSHIPAVSSLPSSNGSHIPAIPENPACYTADRTQTSLKPENMQHHVDSRLSNVFNNGGSSLHTSMHAAVDMSAHGNRINGPSSMLSAQSANMGLIQGINGGGMIKSEPGYSGCSPYMFGTDGNVLETRPTIGGASVTSFTNVESNSHSLNEVVLDPDTSSFGFLGQIPRNFSLSDLTADFSQSSASYLTDILETYSRSPFLATDNENFLDRGEQDNNRLDSISEGLSYEDFGSE; this is encoded by the exons ATGTCGAGTGGATCCGTGAGACGGGTTTCCCGTCAAGATATCCAGCTG GTGCAAAATCTCATAGAACGATGTCTACAACTGTATATGAGCCAGAAAGAAGTTGTGGAAACACTATTAGCTCAAGCAAAAATAGAGCCTGGTTTCACTGAACTAG TTTGGCAAAAgcttgaagaagaaaatgaagaattcTTCAAGGCTTATTATGCAAGATTGGTTTTGAAGCAGCAAATAATGCAATTCAACAAATTGCTGGATCAGCAAGTGCAATTAATGCAGTTACACTCAAGTACTGTTGCATCACTACCTACATCTAACGGGTCACATATCCCTGCAGTGTCATCACTACCTAGCTCTAATGGGTCACATATCCCTGCAA TACCTGAGAATCCAGCATGCTACACTGCAGACCGAACCCAAACAAGTTTGAAGCCAGAAAATATGCAACATCATGTTGATTCCAGATTATCTAATGTGTTTAATAATGGCGGGTCATCACTACATACAAGTATGCATGCTGCAGTTGATATGTCTGCTCATGGTAATAGGATTAATGGCCCTTCTAGCATGCTTTCTGCTCAAAGCGCAAACATGGGTCTGATACAAGGAATCAATGGTGGTGGAATGATCAAATCTGAGCCTGGATATTCTGGTTGTTCTCCTTACATGTTTGGTACTGATGGAAATGTCCTGGAGACACGCCCAACTATTGGTGGTGCTTCAGTCACATCATTCACTAATGTTGAGTCCAACTCACATTCTCTGAATGAGGTGGTCCTAGATCCAGACACTTCTTCATTTGGATTTCTGGGGCAGATTCCCAGAAATTTTAGCCTTTCAGATCTGACTGCTGATTTTTCTCAGAGTTCTG CTTCTTATTTGACAGATATACTGGAGACCTATTCTAGGTCACCCTTCCTAGCTACGGATAATGAGAACTTCCTTGACAGAGGAGAACAGG acaaTAATAGGCTGGACTCCATATCAGAAGGCTTGAGTTATGAAGACTTTGGGAGTGAGTGA
- the LOC100813964 gene encoding uncharacterized protein isoform X3, whose protein sequence is MSSGSVRRVSRQDIQLVQNLIERCLQLYMSQKEVVETLLAQAKIEPGFTELVWQKLEEENEEFFKAYYARLVLKQQIMQFNKLLDQQVQLMQLHSSTVASLPTSNGSHIPAVSSLPSSNGSHIPAIPENPACYTADRTQTSLKPENMQHHVDSRLSNVFNNGGSSLHTSMHAAVDMSAHGNRINGPSSMLSAQSANMGLIQGINGGGMIKSEPGYSGCSPYMFGTDGNVLETRPTIGGASVTSFTNVESNSHSLNEVVLDPDTSSFGFLGQIPRNFSLSDLTADFSQSSDILETYSRSPFLATDNENFLDRGEQDNNRLDSISEGLSYEDFGSE, encoded by the exons ATGTCGAGTGGATCCGTGAGACGGGTTTCCCGTCAAGATATCCAGCTG GTGCAAAATCTCATAGAACGATGTCTACAACTGTATATGAGCCAGAAAGAAGTTGTGGAAACACTATTAGCTCAAGCAAAAATAGAGCCTGGTTTCACTGAACTAG TTTGGCAAAAgcttgaagaagaaaatgaagaattcTTCAAGGCTTATTATGCAAGATTGGTTTTGAAGCAGCAAATAATGCAATTCAACAAATTGCTGGATCAGCAAGTGCAATTAATGCAGTTACACTCAAGTACTGTTGCATCACTACCTACATCTAACGGGTCACATATCCCTGCAGTGTCATCACTACCTAGCTCTAATGGGTCACATATCCCTGCAA TACCTGAGAATCCAGCATGCTACACTGCAGACCGAACCCAAACAAGTTTGAAGCCAGAAAATATGCAACATCATGTTGATTCCAGATTATCTAATGTGTTTAATAATGGCGGGTCATCACTACATACAAGTATGCATGCTGCAGTTGATATGTCTGCTCATGGTAATAGGATTAATGGCCCTTCTAGCATGCTTTCTGCTCAAAGCGCAAACATGGGTCTGATACAAGGAATCAATGGTGGTGGAATGATCAAATCTGAGCCTGGATATTCTGGTTGTTCTCCTTACATGTTTGGTACTGATGGAAATGTCCTGGAGACACGCCCAACTATTGGTGGTGCTTCAGTCACATCATTCACTAATGTTGAGTCCAACTCACATTCTCTGAATGAGGTGGTCCTAGATCCAGACACTTCTTCATTTGGATTTCTGGGGCAGATTCCCAGAAATTTTAGCCTTTCAGATCTGACTGCTGATTTTTCTCAGAGTTCTG ATATACTGGAGACCTATTCTAGGTCACCCTTCCTAGCTACGGATAATGAGAACTTCCTTGACAGAGGAGAACAGG acaaTAATAGGCTGGACTCCATATCAGAAGGCTTGAGTTATGAAGACTTTGGGAGTGAGTGA
- the LOC100814494 gene encoding two-component response regulator ARR9-like isoform X1 has translation MGMAAESQFHVLAVDDSLIDRKLIERLLRTSSYEVTTVDSGSKALEFLGLCENDESNPSTPYVCPNNHQESSSLRNIPVVIMSSENVPSRINRCLEEGAEEFFLKPVRLSDLNKLKPHMKKTKLKDQKQGTVEKLEDLEVQQQQPQQQIIIQNEQQQAPKSRDLLQPESESHPHAQPTIEQQQQSLQQANNNSKRKTMEQGLSPETDRTRPRYSGIATVV, from the exons ATGGGGATGGCTGCAGAGTCACAGTTTCATGTCTTGGCTGTTGATGACAGTCTCATAGATAGGAAACTCATTGAGAGGCTCCTCAGAACCTCTTCTTATGAAG TTACTACAGTTGATTCTGGTAGCAAGGCTTTAGAGTTTCTGGGGTTGTGTGAGAATGATGAGAGCAACCCAAGTACACCATATGTTTGTCCCAACAACCATCAG GAATCTTCATCTTTGAGAAACATACCGGTGGTGATTATGTCATCTGAAAATGTGCCTTCAAGGATTAACAG ATGTTTGGAGGAAGGAGCAGAAGAATTTTTCTTGAAGCCTGTGAGGCTGTCAGATTTAAACAAGCTTaaaccccatatgaagaaaACCAAGTTGAAAGATCAAAAACAAGGAACAGTAGAAAAGCTTGAAGACTTAGAAGTTCAACAGCAACAGCCACAACAACAAATCATCATCCAAAATGAGCAGCAACAAGCACCAAAATCCCGAGATCTTCTTCAGCCAGAGTCAGAGTCACATCCACATGCACAACCAACTATTGAACAACAGCAACAATCACTACAACAAGCCAACAACAATAGCAAGAGGAAGACCATGGAACAGGGCCTTTCACCTGAGACTGACAGAACAAGACCAAGATACAGTGGCATAGCCACTGTGGTATGA
- the LOC100814494 gene encoding Two-component response regulator ARR9-like: protein MAAESQFHVLAVDDSLIDRKLIERLLRTSSYEVTTVDSGSKALEFLGLCENDESNPSTPYVCPNNHQEVEVNLVITDYCMPGMTGYDLLKKIKESSSLRNIPVVIMSSENVPSRINRCLEEGAEEFFLKPVRLSDLNKLKPHMKKTKLKDQKQGTVEKLEDLEVQQQQPQQQIIIQNEQQQAPKSRDLLQPESESHPHAQPTIEQQQQSLQQANNNSKRKTMEQGLSPETDRTRPRYSGIATVV, encoded by the exons ATGGCTGCAGAGTCACAGTTTCATGTCTTGGCTGTTGATGACAGTCTCATAGATAGGAAACTCATTGAGAGGCTCCTCAGAACCTCTTCTTATGAAG TTACTACAGTTGATTCTGGTAGCAAGGCTTTAGAGTTTCTGGGGTTGTGTGAGAATGATGAGAGCAACCCAAGTACACCATATGTTTGTCCCAACAACCATCAG GAGGTGGAGGTGAATCTTGTTATAACAGATTACTGTATGCCTGGCATGACAGGCTATGACTTGCTTAAGAAAATCAAG GAATCTTCATCTTTGAGAAACATACCGGTGGTGATTATGTCATCTGAAAATGTGCCTTCAAGGATTAACAG ATGTTTGGAGGAAGGAGCAGAAGAATTTTTCTTGAAGCCTGTGAGGCTGTCAGATTTAAACAAGCTTaaaccccatatgaagaaaACCAAGTTGAAAGATCAAAAACAAGGAACAGTAGAAAAGCTTGAAGACTTAGAAGTTCAACAGCAACAGCCACAACAACAAATCATCATCCAAAATGAGCAGCAACAAGCACCAAAATCCCGAGATCTTCTTCAGCCAGAGTCAGAGTCACATCCACATGCACAACCAACTATTGAACAACAGCAACAATCACTACAACAAGCCAACAACAATAGCAAGAGGAAGACCATGGAACAGGGCCTTTCACCTGAGACTGACAGAACAAGACCAAGATACAGTGGCATAGCCACTGTGGTATGA
- the LOC100813964 gene encoding uncharacterized protein isoform X1 has translation MSSGSVRRVSRQDIQLVQNLIERCLQLYMSQKEVVETLLAQAKIEPGFTELVWQKLEEENEEFFKAYYARLVLKQQIMQFNKLLDQQVQLMQLHSSTVASLPTSNGSHIPAVSSLPSSNGSHIPAIPENPACYTADRTQTSLKPENMQHHVDSRLSNVFNNGGSSLHTSMHAAVDMSAHGNRINGPSSMLSAQSANMGLIQGINGGGMIKSEPGYSGCSPYMFGTDGNVLETRPTIGGASVTSFTNVESNSHSLNEVVLDPDTSSFGFLGQIPRNFSLSDLTADFSQSSDILETYSRSPFLATDNENFLDRGEQGKRQSHSPHLYSVVLCLNANIICCLYFKIDNNRLDSISEGLSYEDFGSE, from the exons ATGTCGAGTGGATCCGTGAGACGGGTTTCCCGTCAAGATATCCAGCTG GTGCAAAATCTCATAGAACGATGTCTACAACTGTATATGAGCCAGAAAGAAGTTGTGGAAACACTATTAGCTCAAGCAAAAATAGAGCCTGGTTTCACTGAACTAG TTTGGCAAAAgcttgaagaagaaaatgaagaattcTTCAAGGCTTATTATGCAAGATTGGTTTTGAAGCAGCAAATAATGCAATTCAACAAATTGCTGGATCAGCAAGTGCAATTAATGCAGTTACACTCAAGTACTGTTGCATCACTACCTACATCTAACGGGTCACATATCCCTGCAGTGTCATCACTACCTAGCTCTAATGGGTCACATATCCCTGCAA TACCTGAGAATCCAGCATGCTACACTGCAGACCGAACCCAAACAAGTTTGAAGCCAGAAAATATGCAACATCATGTTGATTCCAGATTATCTAATGTGTTTAATAATGGCGGGTCATCACTACATACAAGTATGCATGCTGCAGTTGATATGTCTGCTCATGGTAATAGGATTAATGGCCCTTCTAGCATGCTTTCTGCTCAAAGCGCAAACATGGGTCTGATACAAGGAATCAATGGTGGTGGAATGATCAAATCTGAGCCTGGATATTCTGGTTGTTCTCCTTACATGTTTGGTACTGATGGAAATGTCCTGGAGACACGCCCAACTATTGGTGGTGCTTCAGTCACATCATTCACTAATGTTGAGTCCAACTCACATTCTCTGAATGAGGTGGTCCTAGATCCAGACACTTCTTCATTTGGATTTCTGGGGCAGATTCCCAGAAATTTTAGCCTTTCAGATCTGACTGCTGATTTTTCTCAGAGTTCTG ATATACTGGAGACCTATTCTAGGTCACCCTTCCTAGCTACGGATAATGAGAACTTCCTTGACAGAGGAGAACAGGGTAAGAGACAATCTCACTCACCTCACCTGTATTCTGTTGTTTTGTGCCTCAATGCTAATATCATTTgttgtctttattttaaaatagacaaTAATAGGCTGGACTCCATATCAGAAGGCTTGAGTTATGAAGACTTTGGGAGTGAGTGA